The DNA region AGCGAACAGGATCACGTCGTACTTCGAATTCAGGTTATTATCCTTGGCGACGTCCTGCGTGCTGATGTAGTCGAAAGGAATTTTCAAGTTGTCGAATGCCAGCCGCCACCAGCCTTCGTCTTGCGTGCCTAACCACGTATGCATCATCGCGATGCGCGCGGCTTTTATCGGATGAGTTTTGACGGACGGCGCCGACTCGACGGCGAGAACCTGCAAACCAAGCTCTGAAGCCGCGCGCTCCAACTCGGGTCCGTTCGCGTTGCGAATGATGAACGAGCCGCGATTGAACTTCTGCCCCCCAGCCTCGAACGTCTCCTCGGCGGCTTCCATGGCAGCTTCCTTAAAGCGGTAGCGCAGCGTCATCAGCGCGTTGTCGGTGTTGTGATTCACAACGTAAACCGAGCCGCTCCCTTTCATCCCGCCCGGCGCTCGCACGTCACCGCTGACCCGCTGCATGGCCGCGTCCAGCACTTTCACATCCGTGACCCGCACAACCTGCACGTTGCCCATCTCACCAAACGTCCACGCGGTGTCGTCGTAGATACTCTTCTGCGGATCGTTCGGGCTCCAGTATTGATGGTCCAACAGCATATCGGCGATGCGGCTGTAAGGCTGGTCCATCCGCACGACGTAGCTGCCAGCCGGAAACTGGCGAGTCTCAGTTGTTGGCTCCGGTTTCTTCTGATCATCTGCCGGCTTCTGGTCCGCGGCCGGCGCGTTCCGATCTCCGCTTGGCGGAGCTTTCTTCTTCTTCTTCACTGTGACTGAAAACGGCGCGGTCGCGCGAGAGATTTCACAGCCCTGAAGCTGAAGCGTCCTCAGCAACTCGGCTTGCCCGCCCGGCCTCGGATCGTCACCAGGAAAAACGTAAGCCGCCGGCCCTTCCGACTTTGGCTTCAAGATCGAGCGCTTACTCTTCAGGTAGAAGTTATGCAGGAAGAGCTTGCTGTTGGCGTTGAAGTACGAAAGCGCCGTCAGCAATCCCGTCTGCTGGTAGTTGTTGTTGTTTCGCTGAGACCATTTCGTCTTCGGTAACGGCGGGTTCTGTTTGTACCAGGTACGCGAATACTCTTGAGGCGACAGGGTGCGCTCGACAGTATCGGCTCCGCCATTGCCGAATGTTTCGTAAAGGCGGCTGATTCCGTTGTGAGTCGCGCCGAAAAACATCAGATAGCCCGGCGACCAGGTGTCGAAGTTCCCGTGAGTGAACACGCCTGGCATCCCGAGCTTAGTCATCTCGGAAACGTTGTTCCATCCCATCAACTGCCACTCGTCGGTGAGGATCGGGTCGAGCCACGCGTTGTAGGGCTCGTCGCCCACGGTGTTGTCATACAGGTAGGGCACCGACTCGTGCAGATCGTGAAGCACCTGGGCCTTCCACGTCATGAAGGTCTTGCCCACATTCTGCGTTAGCTTGAGCGTCATGCCCATCGCGTCCCGGTTGTTGTCGTGAGCGACGTAGTGTCCCCAATAAACCAGCGGCGGCCAGTTCTGGTTCGGGTGCGCGAGGTGCCAGTTGTAAACATCGACCTGCCGATCGCGGCCATCCACTTCGACTACAGGAGTGATGAGGGTGATGACGCCGTCGCGGATCGCTTTGACGTAAGGGCTCTCATCGACTGCCAGCCGATACGCCAGCTCCATCAACGCCGTCGGGGCGCCGGTCTCGGGCGAGTGAATCGTACCGGTGATGTAATAGATCGGCGTTGAAGCCGCGACCAGCCTTTCCCCTTCGGCGTCGTCCATGTTGATCGTGCGAGGATCGGCGAGCTTGGCGAGGCGCGCGCGGTTCTCTTCGAGCTTCGACATGTTGGCTTCCGAGGTGACGGCGACTGCAATCATCTCTCGGCCTTCTTCGGTGGTGCCGATCGAGAAAACCTTCACACGCGGGCTGGCCTTCTCGAGCATGCGCATGTACTGATAGACCTCGTGGGAATAAGGCAGCTTGCCGGGCGCGCCGGCTACGTCGCCGAGCACCGCTTTAGGAGTGGGCACGGTCTTTGACGCCGGGAGGTAATCGACGAGCGGGGAGCTGAAGAACGTCTCGGTGGTGTATTCTCTAATCTTCTTCGTGTATTCCTCGTCGATGGGTTGATTCGGATCGCGCCCGGGTTTAGCCGAAGTAGCAGTCGCAGCTCCCGCCTTTTGTTGCGGGCTGCTAGCGGTCACGGTCGCGCTCAGAATCATGGCAACTAAGATTGTCAGCACAATAAAGCTGGTCGTAATAAGCCGTTTCATGTTTGGGTCCTCTCGGCGATGATGTGGTGCAGTGGGCTTCCACTGTAGGGGCGCATCGTAGCAAAGCGAGCTTGCTAACGGCAAGGTGCACCGGGGTTTGCACTTTGGACCGCGCCGCCCTCAATCAAGAGCTCGGACGGACGTGTCATCTGCGGCGCTTTGGCTCTGTGCATACCCTTGAGTTCGACAACGCTCTAATTGCTACCTTTCCCGTCAAGACCTTTCCCATCGAGAGCGGCCGATTTTTCCTTTGAAGCCAAAGTTGATCGGCATATAATCCCGCTGCTTCTGATCACCCATTGAAAGGCGCCTGGCACCAAATGACAGACGGCCCGCACCCGCTCGCCTCTGATAAGTCTCCAGATCCACCAACACCGGTAAAGGCTCGCGTTTCGCTGTTCGCGTGGACGGGTGAAGTCACTCGCTATCAGTGGATGGTGTTGCTGGTCGCCTGGCTCGGCTGGGTTTTTGACAGCATGGACGGAACGCTGTTCTCTCTGGTTCAAAAGCCGTCGATGACCGAGCTGATGGGTCCGGGGACAACCGACGCGGCGATCGGTTTCTATAGCAGCGTCGTCTTTTCGGTGATGCTGCTGGGCTGGGCGATGGGAGGAATCAGCTTCGGAATAATCGCCGACTACATTGGACGCACCAAAGCGCTCGCGATAACAATACTGATTTACTCGCTGTTCACCGGGTTGTCGGCAGCCGCGCAAAGTTGGGAGCAGTTGGCGGCCTGCCGCTTCATCACCGGCCTCGGCCTTGGCGGCGAATGGGCTGCTGGAGCCGCTTTGGTGGCCGAGGTGTGGCCCGATCGCCTTCGCGCAAAAGCCGGCGCGATGCTGCAATCGGCCGCTGCGTTTGGTTATTTCTTCGCGGCATTGATCACTCGCGCGGTCGACGCCGGGTCGTGGCGATACGTTTACCTTGTTGGAGCCGTTCCGGCGATCTTCGTGTTGTTCATTCGGTTGATGGTCAAAGAACCTGAGCGTTGGGTCGAGGTCCGAGATCAACGCAGGCTCGCCAAAGTTGAAGGACGGCACAAGGCGACAGAGCTTGACGCATTCACGCTGAAGCAACTGTTCAGCCCTAAGCTTCGCCGCGACACTCTCGTCGCTTCAGCGCTCGCGTTCACCGTGCTGCTGGCGTTGTGGGGCGCGACGATGTGGATACCGTCAGTTATCCGAGAGACCGGCGCTCGAGAGGGGCTCAGCACCGCCGATCAGAACAGGTACGCCACCTACGCGGTGATGCTGCTCAACGGCGGCTCGCTGTTCGGCTATCTCGGATTCGGGCCGCTGGCTGATCGCTTCGGCAGGCGCGCGGCATTCTTGTTTTTCTTCATCGGGGGCGTGATTCTGTTTCCAGTGACGTTCTTGATGACGACCGGCATCACACAGATTTTCGTCTTGCTCCCGCTGGTAGGCGTCTTTACGCTGGGCATCACCAGCGGCTTCCCGATTTATCTTCCGGAGCTGTTTCCAACTCGCGTACGAACGACCGGGGTAGGATTCTGCTACAATCTCGGCCGAATCGTGACGGCGGGCGGCGTGCTCATCACCGGCGCGCTGGTTGGGTTTTTCGGGTCTTACGCAAAAGCGGCGAGCGCGGTGAGTCTGATCTACATACTTGGCATCTTCATTCTTATCTTTGCGCGCGAAACGCGCGGCGAGCGACTGGCTTAGAAGCAGGACGACCTGGGAGCGCAGGCATCCCTGCCTGCGTCCCCGCTTGCTGAGAAAACCCCTGGAAAAAGAGCACGCAGGGATGCCTGCGCTCCCAGGAAGTAACGATGGAGGTTGAAGCTATGAATCGCACCCGATTGACTATCACCCTCGCAGCTTGTGTTCTGGCGGCTTCCGTCTGCGCGTCCTCTCACGCACAAACGATCACCGCCACGCTTGAAGGACGTGCAATCGACAGTTCCGGCGCGGCCGTGACGGGAGCGAATGTTACCGCGGCCAGTTCAAGCACCGGGCTATCGAGATCGGCCCTCACATCCGACAGCGGCGAATACCGCATATCGCTGCTTCCAGTCGGCGAGTACACGGTCACTGTTGAGCGCCAGGGATTCCGTCGTGACTCGAGGAAAGTCACCCTGGTGATCGGTCAGACCGCGACTTTGGATTTTGCTTTGCAAGCCGGCGGTGTCGCCGAGCAAGTGAACGTCGAAGCCGCCGATACCATCGCCGAGCCCACGCGCACCGAGGTCAGTTCCGTGATCAGCCAGCGACAGATCGTAAGCTTGCCGGTAAACGGGCGACAGTTCATCGACTTCGTGTTGCTCGCGCCAGGTGTGACCATCGGCGATACCACCTCGGGTAGCACCGACGTCATCGTTGAACCGGTCACAAAGATTTCCTTCGCCGGCCAAAACATTCATTACAATTTCGTCGCGATCGACGGAGCCGACAACATATCGACCGCATCGGGGATTCAGAAGACGACGCCGTCACAGGACGCGGTGCAGGAGTTCCGTGTCGTAAACACGGTCTACAGCGCCGAGTTCGGCCGCGCGGTCGGCGGCATCATCAACATCATCACCAAGGGCGGGACAAATGAAATACACGGCTCGATGTACGAGTACTTCCGCAACGACGCGCTTGACGCAAAAAGCATCCTCGCTTCACCAGGGTTGAACAAGCTTCATCAGAATCAGTACGGCGGTGCGATGGGCGGGCCGTTGAAGAAGGACCGGACGTTCCTTTTCCTCAACTTCGAGGCGCAGCGCCGGAGTGAATCGCCGTTTTACAACTCCACCGTGCTTGCGAACATCGGCGCCATCAATCAGGCCAAAGTCACCCGCTACGCATTGCCGGCGGAAAACCTCGACGTGCTGCGTGACTCGAATTCGGATAATTTTCTGTTCAAGCTCGATCACAACCTGAGCAAACGGCACACGTTGACCGGCCGCTATTTCTTCAACGACGCGCGCTACACTAACGTCTCTCCGTTGAACGACGGCTTCGATTTGCCGTCCGGGTTCAAGAACAATTTCCTGCGCGATCAATCAGTCGTGGGGAACTTGATGTCGACGTTTACACCCAACCTGTTCAACGAGCTTCGCACCCAGTTCGCGCATCGCTCGTTTGATTTTCCGACCGTGAGCACCCAGCCTCATCTCGAGGTCGCTAACACGTTTGCCATCGGAGTCAATCGCGGGAATCCCGACTTTTACAAAGAGAGCCGGTTCGAGATTGTCGACAACGTGACTCTGACACGCGGACGCCACACGATCGGATTTGGCGGCAACTACAACTTCGTGCGGACAACCGAATCGTTTCCTCTGTTCTACCCGTTTGAAGCCACCTTCGCATCCTTGCCCGACCTGCTCAACGGCGATCCGTTCGTAATTTTCTTCCAGCGATTCCGCGCGCCGAATTTCGATGAGCCGACGCTGGACACGTCGGCGTATCTCAACAACCGGATTCCCGCAGCGGTGCGCAATCAAGCGAAGGGAGTGTTGGATCACACCTACGATGGGTTCTTTATTCAAGACAAGATTCACATCGGCAGCCGCCTGACTGCGAACCTCGGACTGCGCTATGAGTTCGAAACCTGGCCGAAGGAGGCGCTCGACAAGGATCTGAACAACGTCGACCCGCGCGCGGGATTCGCCTTCAACGCGGCCACGAAATGGAACCTGGTGATTCGAGGCGGCGCCGGCATTTTTCACGGCACGATTCCCTCTCCGCTGCTGGCGTGCCAGATTCCTTCTTGCGGGGGCCCCAAGAAATATCCGGGGCGCGAGAACAAGGAAGACGATCTGAATTCGACGACCGGGCTGTTTGCCTTCGGCGCTGATCCGGCCACTATGCATACGGCGCTCGCCGCCTTGATTGGTCCCGGCGTTAAGACCGGTGTGTATCCCCGGTTCGCGCCCGGCCCGGGAGGCGACGCGCAGAAGGCGACCATCGTTCGATTCGCAAGAGATCATCAAGCGCCGTATGGAATTCAGATGAGTCTTGGTTTCGAGATTCAGCCGGCGCAGGGCACGGCGTTCAGCGCTACATATCTACGCGTTCGAGGCGTTCACCTCGGCAGCTTCTTCAACGTCAATCAGCCCGACCCGAGCGGAACCACGGAAGCCGGCACGCCGGATTATGCCGCGCTGCGGCCTGTTTCGTTTTGCCGTCCATGCCTGCTGAATCGACGAGTCGCGGTTCCCGGGTTCCGCAATCCGGAATTTGGCGTTTTCTTTGAAGCGGACTCGCGGTGGAACTCAACCTACGATGGACTGCTGATCAGCATGAGTCAGCGCGTCAAGAAGGCAGTGAACTTTGGGATCAGCTACACCTTTTCCAAGGCCATCGACGACGGGCCGAATCCGAGTTTTGTGTTGATCCCGGTCAACTCGGCGCGCATCGATCTAGAGCGGGCATTGTCTTCCGATGATGCCCGGCATCGCTTCATCGCGAATGCCACGCTGAGTACACCGGGCGACGCAAATGCGCTGGTGCGTGATTTCCAGTTGAGCTTCATCGTGACGCTCCAGTCCCCGCATCGCTTCACCAAGTTCGCCGGGTTCGATGCCAACGGGGACGTGTTCGGGGTGAATGACCGGGTCGGTCTCGACGGCAGAAACACATTCGAGGGTGACCACCTGCAGACCGTGGACGTGCGGCTATCGCGTTCATTCACGATTCGCGAGAAGAAGAAACTGGAGCTGCTCGCTGAAGCATTTAACCTGCTCAACACGCTGAACGTCAGGTTCTTCAACACGGTCTACGGCGACTCGATCTTTCATCCGGCGAACAGCACGATCAACGACCCGCTGCTCGGACCGATTCCGACCTTCGGCGAGGGAGCGCTCAACCCGGCGTACGGAAACCCGCGAGCGATCTTCAACCCGCGGCAGATTCAGTTCGCGGCGAGGTTTACTTTCTGAGCGGGAGGAGTTGAACCACAAAGGCACACATGAGCTTTGGCCTGTACTATGCTTTTTTCGTCGAGCACCAGGCTCTCGGGAAAATCGGCAGCTCGCTTGCCACAGGTTTCGCGCACGGTGCGAGCGGCGACTTGATCGCTGCGCACGCGTCGCTTCAAACTTACGCGGACACACAATTCGACTATGTTCGCTCGGTCGATGTACATTCGCATTGGATAGGCCTGGCGATGCTGTTAATCGTCTTCGGTGTCGCCTTCGACCGCGTAGGCTTTACGGAAGGCCGTCGAGTGCTGTTAGCGTGGTTGCTGGTCGCCGGATCGGTGACCTTTCCGCTTGGCGTCATATTGCAGACGCTGGATCGAGGTATCATACCGCAGGCAGTCGCTGCAATTGGGGCAGGCCTGGTCATCATCGCGCTTGGAGCCGTAGCGCTGGGCTTTGCGCGTTCAGAGAGGGACTGATGAAAAAGAGAATTGTCTTAATTGTCGTCGCGGTGCTTGCAGTTGCTTGCTTACCCGTTGCGGCGCTCGCCCAACAGGACACAAAGAAAGCGACCACGTCCCTGATCAGCTCTCTCAGGGCAGTCCGTGTGATCGAGCTCAATTTTGTCTGGGATCGCAACTCGCCGCTGCTGGGTCTGAATCCGCCGTTCACAATCGGACTACAGACAAGCCATAAGCAAACGAGCGGCATGATTCCCGGGGGAATCGCGTTCGCCGCCGACATGATGTTTTTTAGCGGGCAACACGGTTCGCCTAACATCGACGCGCTCGGTCACATCTCGAACAACATGAAATTGTTCGGCGGCGCGGATGCCGCCGCCAGTGAAGGCGCAACAGGACTGCTCACCCTGGGGATCGAAGCCTATCCGAAGGAGCGCTTCATCAATCGCGCCGTGCTGCTCGACGTCGCCCGCTTCAAGAACATGGACGCGCTCGCGGCGGCGTATGAAATCACCGCCGAAGACCTCGAGGCTACCGCGAAAGCCGAAGGCGTCGAAATTCAACCGGGAGATTCGGTATTGATAAGGACCGGGTACGGCAGGTTCTTCGAGGCGGACCGCGCGAAATACTCGGGGTTGAGACCGGGGCCTGGTGAAAGCGCGGCTCGCTGGCTCGCGGGCAAGAAGATTTTTTTGACCGGCGACGATCAGATGAGCTACGAGGTGGTTCCTCAGAAGGGCACGATCTTCCCCTGCCACCGTATTCTGATCGCTGACAACGGAATCTATCTGGTCGAGAACTTAAACCTCGAAGAGCTCTCAAATGTGCTGGCCGAACGAAAGGTCTACGAATTCGCTCTTATTCTAAATCCGCCTCGATTGCGAGGAGCGACAGGCGCGGCGGCCAATGCATTCGCTATAATACCTCAGTGAAGAAAAGGAAAAAGGAAAAAGGTAAAAGGCAAAAGGCAGAATCCGGCGCTTCACTTTTTCATCTTACCTTTTGCCTTTTACCTTCCCTGGCATCGCTCTCACCCGGAAGGATCGGATCAAGGGAATAATGAAAATAACCATCATCGGTGGCGGGCCATCGGGCCTTTATTTTGCAATCCTGATGAAGAAGCTGGACCGGGCGCACGAGATCACCATCCTCGAACGCGACGGCCCAAATGATACTTTCGGCTGGGGCATAGTCTTTTCGGATCAGACGTTCTCTTACCTCAAGGACAATGACAAGAAGTCCTTTGCAGCGATCACCAAGGCCTGTCAGCGATGGGACAACGTAGACGTCGTTCACAAAAACCAGAAAGTCACCATTCGCGGAAACAACTTCTCAGGAATCGAGCGCCTCGCCTTTCTAAACATCTTGCACAAGCGATGCCTCGACCTCGGCGTCGATCTTCGATTCAACACTGACGCGACGGACCTCAACGAGCTCGCGCCTTTCGATCTGCTGGTCGGGGCGGATGGAGCAAACAGCTTCGTCAGGGGAGCTTTCAGCGCGTTTCAACCGTCGGTTGATCTGAGAAAGAACCGGTACATCTGGCTTGGCACTCATCAGTTGTTTCATGGCCTGACGCTGACCTTTCGCCAGCACGAAGCCGGGCTGTTCATCGCGCATGCATACAAGTTCAACGACACGACCAGCACGTTCATCGTCGAGTGCGGCGAAGCTACATGGCGGAACGCTCGGTTCGACTGGCAGTCAGACCCGGAAACTTGTGAATACCTTGCCGAGGTATTCAAGCCCGATCTGGGCGGGCACCCCCTGCTGTCCAACAACTTTGTCCGTTGGCTCAACTTTCCATTAGTGAAGAACAAACAATGGCACCATAAGAACATCGTGCTGCTCGGGGACGCGCTTCACACGGTGCATTTCTCGATCGGGTCGGGCACAAAGCTGGCGGTCGAGGATTCGATTGCGCTGGCGAAATGCTTCAAAGCGGGGAAGGATGTCGAACGAACCCTCGCCGAGTTTCAAAGAGTCAGGAAGCCGATCGTCGACGAGTATCAAGACGCCGCTTATTCGAGCCTGCTCTCCTTTGAAACTGCCGAGAAAGAAATGCACCTCGATCCGATTCCTCTCGCTTACAAGCTGATGACTCGAAGCAAGAAGATCGACTACGAAAAGTTGAAGCAACGTGACCCCGAGTTCATCGCGGCCTACGACAACTGGAGAGCAGAAGGCCGAGGTCAGAAGTCAGAAGTCAGAAATCAGAGGTCAGAAGTCAGAGGTCAGAAGTCAGAAGTCAGAAGCCAGAAGGCAGAAGGCAGAAGGCAGAAGGCAGAAGCCGGAAGGCAGAAGGCAGAAGGCAGAAGGCAGAAGGCAGAGATCAAAGGTCAGAAGTCAGAGGTCAAAGGTCAGAGGTCAGAAGTCAGAGGTCAGAAGTCAGTAGCTAGAAATCGCAAGCAATGATGGCGAGTAATTGCTGTCAGACGACCGCCTAAAAGCTAGTGCTGAAAACTTGACTTCTGCTTTCTGCCTTCTGCCTTCTGCCTTCTGCCTTCCGCCTTCTGCCTTCCGACTTCTGACCTCTGACTTCTGACCTCTAGCAGCCATGTGGCACCCTAAGAATCCAGTAAAGCACCCGATTCTTCCCGCTCGCTGGCCCTCTGAGGACCAAGCGGCTCGGTCTCGGCTCTTCTCTCCGATCGCGGTGGGATCGGTCGCGCTCGAAAGCCGCACATGGGTCCCGGCAATGGTCCCCTGGCGAGCCACTGAAGACGGATTCGTCACTCCAAACATCATCGAGTGGTACGGAAGGTTCGCAGCCGGGCGTCCCGGCGCGATCGTCGTTGAAGCTACGGGAATTCGCGACATCGCCAGCGGTCCCCTTCTTCGAATCGGGCACGACCGTTTCATTCCGGGCTTGCGCGAATTGGTTCAAACTGTCAGGCGCGAAAGCGGCGGGCACACGCGGCTGTTCATTCAGATAATCGACTTCCTGGCAGTCAAGCGCCGTCCGGCTAGAGACACGTACTTCGCCCGCTTCTTTAAAATGAACCAACATCATCGGGTAGCGCTCGCTGAAGCGACCCGCGATATGCACTGGCTCGAAGCCAGCGAAGGGGACATTCGCGCTTATCTGAATACCGCGACTGATGAGTTGCTGGAGCAGGTGCTTGACGAGCGTGAGCTTGAATCGCTGCGTTACGGCTATCGCGAGCGAGTCACCGATGTGGACTTGCCTCACATCCGCGACTTGCCCCGGGCGCTGCCCCAGATCTTCGCAGCGGCTGCCGGCCGCGCGCGCGCGGCCGGCTTCGATGGAGTCGAGCTCCATTACGCGCACGCGTACACGATGGCGTCCTTCTTGAGCGCGAAGAACGATCGCCTCGACGGTTACGGCGGTCTTCGAGAGAATCGGGTTCGGCTCCCGCTTGAGGTCTATCGCGCCGTGCGTGAGCGAGTCGGAGGCGACTATACGGTGGGTGTTAGATTCCTCGGCGACGAAGCAATCGAAAATGGCAGTCACCTTGAAGATGCTGTGTACTTCGGCGTCGAATTCGCGCGTGCGGGCTTCGATTACCTCTCGGTGTCAAAGGGCGGGAAGTTTGACGATGCAAAGCAGCCGAAGATCGGACAGGCGGTTTACCCGTACACCGGGCGCAGCGGCTATGAGTGCATGCCGACGGTGCTCTCAGACGAGCAGGGTCCATTCGGGCGCAATGTGCCGCTCGCGGCGGCGATCAAGCGAGCAGTGAATGAAGCGGGCTTGACGACCCCGGTCGTGACCTCGGGCGGAATTGCGACTTTCGAGCAAGCTGAAGCTATTCTTGGCGACGGTGAAGCTGATATCATAGCCGCCGCGCGGCAATCGCTCGCGGACCCGGATTGGTTCTTGAAGATTCGCCTGGGGCGGGGAGACGAGATTCGGCGTTGCGTGTTCACCAACTACTGTGAAGGGCTGGATCAGATGCACAAGCAGGTGACGTGCAAGCTGTGGGATCGAGTGAATCGGGATGAGCCGGAAATCTCGATGAGCGATGATGGCCGCCGTCGATTGATTCCGCCGCGATGATTCGCCTTTGCGTGCTTTGCGACTTGGCTTCTTTGCGTTGAACTTTCAAACGCAAAGCCGCGAGAACGCAAAGCTGATTACGAATTAAGACAAGGACTGACGCAGGATGATGTATTGGCGCGAAATATCGGTCAACTGGGGCGAGTCGGACCCGTTTGGTCTGGTCTATTATCCGCGAATGCTCGCGTGGTTCAACGACACCGAGCACGAGCTGTTTAGAACGCTCGGCTACCCGATCGACAAAATGATCCAGAACGATCGCACGACGTTCGTGATGGGTGAGATTCATTTTCGGTTCATCGGACCGGCGGCTTACGGAGATCGTGTGACGCTCAAGCTCGTGCTCAAGGAGATGAGAGAGCGGACCCTGCATTGGGAGTGCAGCGCCAAGCTCACTTTGACCGGCGCGCCCGTAACCGAAGGCACGGCGACCCGCGTATACGCGCGCATCAACGAAGACGGCACGCTCAAGTCCACGCCCATACCGGAGGAAATGCGTCGCGCGCTAACCTCGGCTGGCGTGGTCACTTCCTTCACCCCGAAGGGCGGGAGCAAGTGAGCGCGGGAGAATCGCCGCTGATCTGTGTCGATCTGCGAACCGAAGGCCGCGACAATCAGCGGTGAATTACTTATGGCAAACTGGGACAAAGAAGAACTCGAGCTCAAGAAGAGTCACGGGTGGAGACACAAGCCCGGCAAGCGAATCTTCGTAGCGGATCGCGGCGCCCTGCGCCTGGAATTCCCGGAAGACTGGGTGGTCATTCCGGACGATGACTCGATCAAGTTTTACGACAAACAACCTCCGGATGACGATTGCTGTATGGCCGTCTCGTACATGCGGCTGCCGCCTGTTGACTTGAGCGGTTTGCCCGTTTCGGAAATGCTCAAGGTGGCGATGGAGGGCGATACGCGGCCAATCTATTCGAGAAGTGAGACCCATCAAGTGAAGCACGAGGATCTGGAACTCGTGTGGGTAGAGCTTTCCTTCATCGATCCGGCACAGCAGCGGGATTGCCGATCGCGCATGTGCCTCGGCCGTGGGTCTGGGATTCAGCCGCTGATCACAATGGAATTCTGGGAAGATGATCGAGCACGTTGCGCGCCGGTCTGGGACGACGTTTTGGCAAGCCTTCAACTCGGCGTGTGCATCGAAGACCCCACACGAGGACCGGTTGTGCAGTGAGATGTACCGCAGGTTGTCTAACCTGCGATTAGAGCGGCAATGGATGTACCGTAGGTTGTCTAACCTGCGGCAGGAAGCCAAAACTACACCGCAGGTTAGACAACCTACGGTACATCGGAGCTGAATGGCACAGACATGGCCACAAATCGCGCTGCCTGACTACCCCAATGAAATTCACGCGGACCCTGGAGACCTTCCATTCAACCAGGAACAATTGCTGAAGATGTATTCCGCCATGCGGCTCGCGCGAACGTTTGAAGAAAAACTCGCCGCGCTCTATCGACAGGGGAAGATTTTCGGCGCCGTTTATCTGGGCATGGGTCAGGAAGCGACTTCTGTTGGAAGCGCCAGCTTGCTTCAAGACGGCGATTTGTTTTCAACCGTCGCGCGCAACCTCTCAGCCTGGTTCTATCGAGGAGTCAAACCCGAGCACGTTATGGCTCGCTGGTTTGGGAAGGACCAGCCGCCTTCAAACGGCCGCGAGCTTGGATTGTTCCTGGCTGACTTGAAAGAGTACCGGATCTTTCCTTATCACAACGGCTCGATGGCCTCGTGGATACCGGCAGGCGCGGGCTACGCGCTCGCGTTCAAGATGCGACGGCAACCAAACGTCTGCCTTTGTTTCACCGGCGACGGTGCGACCAGCCCGGGAGACTTTTATGAGGGCGTGAACTTCGCTTCGATTCACAAGCTGCCACTGGTGATAATCTGCGAGGTGAATCAGTTCGCTTACTCGACGGTTTGTGAAAAGCAGATGCCGGTGAAAAACGTTGCGGATCGCGCGTCCGCTTTCAACATCTACGCCGAGACTGCTTTTGGCAATGACCTGTTCACAGTGATCGCCGCAGCGCGACGCGGTATCGAGCACGCGAGAAGCGGCAACGGCCCTGCGCTGATCGAGTTTAAAACGTTTCGAAGGCGTGGCCAC from Acidobacteriota bacterium includes:
- a CDS encoding M14 family zinc carboxypeptidase — protein: MKRLITTSFIVLTILVAMILSATVTASSPQQKAGAATATSAKPGRDPNQPIDEEYTKKIREYTTETFFSSPLVDYLPASKTVPTPKAVLGDVAGAPGKLPYSHEVYQYMRMLEKASPRVKVFSIGTTEEGREMIAVAVTSEANMSKLEENRARLAKLADPRTINMDDAEGERLVAASTPIYYITGTIHSPETGAPTALMELAYRLAVDESPYVKAIRDGVITLITPVVEVDGRDRQVDVYNWHLAHPNQNWPPLVYWGHYVAHDNNRDAMGMTLKLTQNVGKTFMTWKAQVLHDLHESVPYLYDNTVGDEPYNAWLDPILTDEWQLMGWNNVSEMTKLGMPGVFTHGNFDTWSPGYLMFFGATHNGISRLYETFGNGGADTVERTLSPQEYSRTWYKQNPPLPKTKWSQRNNNNYQQTGLLTALSYFNANSKLFLHNFYLKSKRSILKPKSEGPAAYVFPGDDPRPGGQAELLRTLQLQGCEISRATAPFSVTVKKKKKAPPSGDRNAPAADQKPADDQKKPEPTTETRQFPAGSYVVRMDQPYSRIADMLLDHQYWSPNDPQKSIYDDTAWTFGEMGNVQVVRVTDVKVLDAAMQRVSGDVRAPGGMKGSGSVYVVNHNTDNALMTLRYRFKEAAMEAAEETFEAGGQKFNRGSFIIRNANGPELERAASELGLQVLAVESAPSVKTHPIKAARIAMMHTWLGTQDEGWWRLAFDNLKIPFDYISTQDVAKDNNLNSKYDVILFAPVGRGNPMSIIEGMPMWGNPLPWKVTPQTPNLGKTDETDDMRPGLGWSGVSNLQSFVRSGGLLISVMDTANFAVTLGFTPGVSITPAQKLKVTGSILRSKFVDSASPIAYGYGEALSIYSYDGPIFNVSNMVGGGRGRRRLPEDRERATGRGSADDPDTPQGRAPVEAPEEPRPETWQAFPVTDEQRRNGINVIPPQYRPRVVLRYGDARDLLVSGLLDGGAEIAQHPAVIDVPLGNGHVVVFSNNPIWRGETQGSYFLVFNAILNFDSLNAGRKLDEK
- a CDS encoding MFS transporter, with amino-acid sequence MTDGPHPLASDKSPDPPTPVKARVSLFAWTGEVTRYQWMVLLVAWLGWVFDSMDGTLFSLVQKPSMTELMGPGTTDAAIGFYSSVVFSVMLLGWAMGGISFGIIADYIGRTKALAITILIYSLFTGLSAAAQSWEQLAACRFITGLGLGGEWAAGAALVAEVWPDRLRAKAGAMLQSAAAFGYFFAALITRAVDAGSWRYVYLVGAVPAIFVLFIRLMVKEPERWVEVRDQRRLAKVEGRHKATELDAFTLKQLFSPKLRRDTLVASALAFTVLLALWGATMWIPSVIRETGAREGLSTADQNRYATYAVMLLNGGSLFGYLGFGPLADRFGRRAAFLFFFIGGVILFPVTFLMTTGITQIFVLLPLVGVFTLGITSGFPIYLPELFPTRVRTTGVGFCYNLGRIVTAGGVLITGALVGFFGSYAKAASAVSLIYILGIFILIFARETRGERLA